One genomic window of Podarcis muralis chromosome 9, rPodMur119.hap1.1, whole genome shotgun sequence includes the following:
- the FGG gene encoding fibrinogen gamma chain: MKPRFNIWLPLLSFLFSTCSTYDVPVTRDNCCILDDRFGSFCPTTCGIADFLNTYQPTVDRDLRILEQILEQISNSSGLTDQLIAQIRHAHMGSPQTQPNVIPGYTQKSREIIDEIIRYENIVVAHENTIQQLTDLLILNNNNIQHLKQKTAQLEAQCQQPCKDTVQIQELTGRDCQDIANKGARQSGLYFIKPLKAKEQFLVYCEMDTLGNGWTVFQRRLDGSEDFNKNWIQYKEGFGHLSPNDQTEFWLGNEKIHLITTQSAIPYALRIELEDWSGQKSYADYAHFKVGTEADKYRLTYAFFSGGEAGDAFEGYDFGDDPSDKFFTSHNGMQFSTPDNDNDKFDGNCAEQDKSGWWMNRCHAAHLNGKYYQGGSYTEKDAGPNGYDNGIIWATWRSRWYSMKKTSMKIIPFSRLSVVTGGQAGGVKEVGDV, from the exons ATGAAACCCAGGTTCAACATTTGGCTGCctctcctgtccttccttttttcAACTTGCAGCACA TATGATGTTCCTGTGACCCGTGATAACTGCTGCATCTTGGATGATCGATTT GGTAGCTTTTGCCCCACCACATGCGGCATTGCAGATTTCTTGAATACGTATCAGCCTACAGTGGATCGAGATCTCCGGATACTTGAACAAATCCTGGAACAGATCTCTAACTCTTCAGGTTTAACGGACCAACTGATAGCTCAGATTCGTCATGCGCACATGGGATCCCCTCAAACTCAGCCAA ATGTGATTCCAGGTTATACTCAAAAGTCCAGAGAAATCATTGACGAAATCATCAGATATGAAAACATCGTTGTGGCCCATGAAAATACAATACA GCAACTGACAGACTTGCTGATTTTGAACAATAACAATATTCAACATTTGAAGCAGAAGACTGCTCAGCTTGAGGCACAATGCCAACAGCCGTGCAAAGACACTGTCCAGATACAAGAATTAACTGGAAGAG ATTGTCAAGACATTGCAAATAAAGGTGCCAGGCAGAGCGGTCTCTACTTCATCAAACCTCTCAAAGCCAAGGAGCAGTTCCTGGTCTATTGTGAAATGGATACACTAGGAAACGGGTGGACAGTTTTCCAGAGG AGGCTTGATGGGAGTGAAGATTTTAATAAAAACTGGATTCAGTACAAAGAAGGCTTTGGACACCTGTCACCAAACGACCAGACAGAATTCTGGCTTGGAAATGAGAAGATTCATCTGATAACCACTCAGTCTGCTATTCCCTATGCCTTGCGAATAGAGCTGGAGGACTGGAGTGGCCAAAAAAG CTATGCAGATTACGCCCACTTCAAAGTGGGAACTGAAGCAGACAAGTATCGCCTGACTTACGCCTTCTTTTCTGGCGGTGAGGCTGGTGATGCCTTTGAAGGCTATGATTTTGGAGATGATCCAAGTGACAAATTCTTCACATCCCACAACGGAATGCAGTTCAGCACACCTGACAACGACAATGATAAATTTGATGGCAACTGTGCTGAACAGGACAAATCTGGGTGGTGGATGAACAGATGTCATGCTGCTCACCTCAATGGCAAATATTATCAAG GTGGTTCTTACACAGAGAAAGATGCCGGTCCAAATGGTTATGACAATGGCATCATTTGGGCAACCTGGCGAAGTCGGTGGTATTCCATGAAGAAAACATCTATGAAGATCATTCCATTCTCCAGGCTTTCAGTAGTAACAGGAGGGCAAGCCGGAGGAGTAAaagag gTTGGAGATGTTTAA